The Streptomyces clavuligerus genome includes a region encoding these proteins:
- a CDS encoding alpha/beta fold hydrolase has product MSARRRGVASALAPALAVGVLAALTPALTTPAYAGRSGPAPMVPAEGALDQYTRQKAVWKACPDDVAAETCATIKVPLDYRAPGGKKIDIALSRIETSAPGKRVGSLLLNPGGPGGSGLSMPFALGFAMPEHVTALYDLIGFDPRGVGRSTPVTCGTTAAERKSDPNAGVDFARDEANAKKIADKCRKKSGSLVPHITTANTARDLDIVRAVLGDRKLNYIGYSYGTYLGAVYTQLFPGNAGRMVLDSAADPALMWRGTFQAMAGEAERAYARWTVWAAARHSTYRLGDTPAKVSRTFRGLVADADREPVVMGREKLRGNGIRIKTAFRFATVKEASKVVARLRTAAATGKPGPALPDFFGASTDNQLGAYYSIVCNDTRSWPRDPKTYRKDVARDRVAYPLYGDLGSAITPCAYWDRGREPEVRIDNRVKALITQNEWDSQTPLSSARGLNRALKGSVLVQVAGGEGHGVYPAAGEKVACADQKVNEYLVSGRLPAKNTICAPPVGTQRTAPLSGTAPLVRTR; this is encoded by the coding sequence ATGTCTGCTCGCCGCAGAGGCGTCGCGTCTGCCCTCGCCCCCGCTCTGGCCGTCGGCGTGCTGGCGGCGCTCACACCGGCCCTGACGACACCGGCGTACGCGGGGCGGAGCGGCCCCGCCCCGATGGTCCCGGCCGAGGGCGCGCTGGATCAGTACACCCGGCAGAAGGCGGTCTGGAAGGCGTGCCCGGACGACGTGGCGGCCGAGACCTGCGCCACGATCAAGGTCCCGCTCGACTACCGGGCCCCGGGCGGCAAGAAGATCGACATCGCGCTGTCCCGTATCGAGACCTCCGCCCCGGGGAAGCGGGTGGGCTCCCTGCTGCTCAACCCGGGTGGCCCCGGCGGCTCCGGGCTGAGCATGCCTTTCGCTCTCGGCTTCGCGATGCCGGAGCACGTCACCGCCCTTTACGACCTGATCGGCTTCGACCCGCGGGGCGTCGGCAGAAGCACCCCTGTCACCTGCGGCACCACCGCCGCCGAGCGCAAGAGCGACCCCAACGCGGGCGTCGACTTCGCCCGGGACGAGGCAAACGCGAAGAAGATCGCCGACAAGTGCCGGAAGAAGTCCGGCTCTCTCGTCCCGCACATCACCACCGCCAATACCGCACGGGACCTGGACATCGTCCGGGCCGTGCTGGGGGACCGCAAGCTCAACTACATCGGCTACTCGTACGGGACCTACCTCGGCGCGGTCTACACCCAACTGTTCCCGGGGAACGCGGGCCGGATGGTCCTGGACAGCGCCGCCGATCCCGCGCTGATGTGGCGGGGCACCTTCCAGGCCATGGCCGGGGAGGCGGAACGGGCCTACGCGCGCTGGACGGTGTGGGCCGCCGCCCGCCACTCCACGTACCGGCTGGGCGACACCCCCGCCAAGGTGTCCAGGACCTTCCGTGGCCTGGTCGCCGACGCCGACCGCGAGCCCGTCGTCATGGGCAGGGAGAAACTGAGGGGCAACGGCATACGGATCAAGACGGCCTTCCGTTTCGCCACGGTGAAGGAGGCGTCGAAGGTGGTGGCCCGGCTGAGGACGGCGGCGGCGACCGGCAAGCCGGGACCGGCCCTGCCGGACTTCTTCGGAGCGAGCACCGACAACCAGCTCGGCGCCTACTACTCGATCGTCTGCAACGACACCCGCTCCTGGCCCCGCGACCCGAAGACGTACCGCAAGGACGTCGCCCGGGACAGGGTCGCGTATCCGCTGTACGGGGACCTGGGGTCCGCCATCACCCCCTGTGCCTACTGGGACAGGGGCCGGGAGCCCGAGGTGCGGATCGACAACAGGGTGAAGGCGCTCATCACGCAGAACGAGTGGGACTCGCAGACCCCGCTGTCCTCGGCCCGGGGCCTGAACAGGGCGCTGAAGGGCTCCGTCCTGGTCCAGGTCGCGGGCGGTGAGGGCCACGGCGTCTACCCGGCGGCCGGCGAGAAGGTCGCCTGCGCCGACCAGAAGGTCAACGAATACCTGGTCAGCGGGAGGCTGCCGGCCAAGAACACCATCTGCGCCCCGCCCGTCGGCACACAGCGCACCGCCCCGCTGTCCGGCACGGCCCCGCTCGTCCGGACCCGCTGA
- a CDS encoding SMI1/KNR4 family protein, protein MGEYVAVNTFEHLIERVAAKAAESERLHPPVSPEALEEAEQRLGFRLHPLLAALYLEVGDGGFGPMDSLLHLMGGPNQDGEEAVVEGYLARFPAADADSRWSWPKGVLPVLDWGCAMFACVDCLSEDGTVLLFEPNAISGQDLSDAWFVDAGSLAAWLETWLTDRGWYEGDAVDEGSGMTRWPEASARLRAVLP, encoded by the coding sequence GTGGGCGAGTATGTCGCCGTGAACACCTTTGAGCACTTGATCGAACGAGTCGCGGCCAAGGCCGCCGAGAGCGAGCGGCTGCACCCCCCGGTCTCCCCGGAGGCCCTGGAGGAGGCCGAGCAGAGGCTCGGCTTCCGTCTGCATCCGCTGCTCGCCGCGCTGTATCTGGAGGTGGGCGACGGCGGGTTCGGCCCGATGGACTCGCTACTGCATCTGATGGGTGGCCCCAATCAGGACGGTGAGGAGGCCGTGGTCGAGGGCTACCTGGCGCGGTTCCCGGCTGCGGACGCGGACAGTCGGTGGTCGTGGCCCAAGGGCGTCCTGCCGGTCCTGGACTGGGGTTGTGCCATGTTCGCGTGCGTCGACTGCCTGAGCGAGGACGGAACGGTCCTCCTCTTCGAGCCGAACGCGATCAGCGGGCAGGACCTGTCCGATGCGTGGTTCGTGGACGCGGGCAGCCTCGCAGCGTGGCTTGAGACCTGGCTGACCGACCGGGGATGGTACGAGGGCGATGCCGTGGACGAAGGCTCCGGTATGACCCGGTGGCCCGAAGCCTCCGCGCGGTTGCGGGCCGTGCTCCCGTGA
- a CDS encoding MarR family winged helix-turn-helix transcriptional regulator, with protein sequence MARNDITLGGLTHRDHAFYGLIWAGTTLAGRVDAALVRAHDLPLSWFEVMLWLNAQDDAVAASDLGAKTLLSRSQVSRVVDSLQARGLAARVPSPLDARSVRITLTPEGRTTFAAADATRREALREVFDDRLDEADIEALERVWSKLKK encoded by the coding sequence ATGGCGCGAAACGACATCACCCTGGGCGGCCTCACCCACCGCGACCACGCCTTCTACGGCCTCATCTGGGCCGGTACCACGCTGGCGGGCCGGGTCGACGCGGCGCTTGTCCGCGCTCACGATCTGCCGCTCTCCTGGTTCGAGGTCATGCTCTGGCTCAACGCCCAGGACGACGCCGTCGCCGCTTCCGACCTGGGGGCCAAGACCCTCCTCAGCCGCAGCCAGGTCTCACGGGTCGTCGACTCGCTCCAGGCCCGGGGACTGGCCGCCCGCGTCCCCTCCCCCCTCGACGCCCGCTCGGTGCGGATCACCCTCACCCCCGAGGGCCGCACGACCTTCGCCGCGGCCGACGCCACCCGCCGGGAGGCCCTGCGCGAGGTGTTCGACGACCGACTGGACGAAGCGGACATCGAAGCCCTGGAGAGGGTCTGGTCCAAGCTCAAGAAATAG
- a CDS encoding SDR family oxidoreductase has protein sequence MDTQGNDMKTVLITGTSSGIGLATAVAAARAGMRVIATMRDTGKAGPLRHAAAAAGVADRVEVLRLDVVDPASVSSCVAEAIDRHGRLDAVVNNAGAGRVGTIEIGGTDEVRSTMEVNFFGVVEVTRATLPQLRASRGRLITVTSVGGVVGQPFNEAYCAAKFAVEGFMESLAPVVATFGVDVTVVEPGAVASEFVTSAVPDLPALVNTAGPYAPALQAYVDRTRKSFGTAQTADEAAASIIEALTAEKPAFRIQTSDWARGFVGTKLTDLDGSAVQSLTDAWVR, from the coding sequence ATGGACACCCAGGGCAACGACATGAAGACCGTTCTGATCACCGGCACCTCGTCCGGCATCGGCCTGGCCACCGCCGTGGCCGCGGCCCGGGCGGGGATGCGGGTCATCGCCACCATGCGCGACACGGGGAAGGCCGGGCCCCTGCGCCACGCCGCCGCCGCGGCCGGGGTCGCCGACCGGGTCGAGGTGCTGCGCCTGGACGTCGTCGACCCCGCGTCCGTCTCGTCCTGCGTGGCGGAGGCCATCGACCGGCACGGGCGGCTGGACGCGGTCGTGAACAACGCCGGTGCGGGCCGGGTGGGCACCATCGAGATCGGCGGGACCGACGAGGTCCGCTCCACCATGGAGGTCAACTTCTTCGGGGTCGTCGAGGTCACCCGCGCCACGCTGCCCCAGCTGCGCGCCTCGCGCGGTCGGCTCATCACGGTCACCAGCGTCGGCGGCGTGGTCGGCCAGCCCTTCAACGAGGCGTACTGCGCGGCCAAGTTCGCGGTGGAGGGCTTCATGGAGTCGCTGGCCCCGGTCGTCGCGACCTTCGGTGTCGACGTCACCGTGGTCGAACCGGGAGCGGTGGCGAGCGAGTTCGTCACCAGCGCGGTCCCCGACCTGCCCGCACTGGTCAACACCGCGGGTCCGTACGCCCCGGCCCTTCAGGCGTACGTCGACCGCACCAGGAAGTCCTTCGGGACGGCCCAGACCGCCGACGAGGCGGCCGCGTCGATCATCGAGGCGCTCACGGCGGAGAAGCCCGCGTTCCGGATACAGACCTCCGACTGGGCCCGCGGATTCGTCGGGACCAAGCTCACCGACCTGGACGGGTCCGCGGTCCAGTCGCTCACCGACGCCTGGGTCCGGTGA
- a CDS encoding CHAT domain-containing protein — protein MERSRSGDDRTAAGRERARRAAAEALPFALRTLVDRPPGTRSDRPPLPTGPGPVRIPLTVDPALLDRTLAELDALETELTAVLPGDDPGLALLRARLGGVCATRYLAGPTETDRRRGVAALRAARASGALDTGADRSARAHLLMLLLPPVMLSGTPDGSLHGLQNMHEAGRLLSRRDPENLRDLHELSELITGFLPELPTGQASFAQSYAQLFDAYAGVRTYRDLDRATEVLQGFLERFPEQLTGPFDGFGDLLKSVRDLDHPHPDRGVPDRPADDANGLRDLAFLLRTNAPGLLRPQELKNLVDEGRGGSGNGEPVETLLNALLRLAGGMGTGDYRELAEAARLMDAMGEGAAPEPLEPLARILQPVLLTLAGRMGGNLTDRDHARDLFDSFLASGTPALDAPDPHLRELRTHSRFMHTLFRLGATLEGNRAETGHGPGNPGGPGDPDELDTMLAELLRLRSETDTDGPGHYSFPLQTGLVRLEQAVRDSSLPTLRAALADLREGMDHPDVPALARPLLDTLRAFLTSFSTWYEPDTTETRAAVEQARRSLGRPSFTADQQVATRLGIGYALTNLYHSHRDHAALTEAVEELETARGDLDLAGTVSPEIARRVLWALADAYRLRGDPDRGDRAAAVTAARDSLRVVAEDVLLQLSAEHSLEAARAGASKGLSAARWAADDGRADLVVEALETGRAIVLRSVAASAGVAEQLSARGEQELAERWRTAARPGRGIPSELRRRALDTLRHGHRGAGDPLAGLLGVPGTAELRDGVRAAGAHALVYLVPGADTDPGLALLVPRSGEPRTVRPAGLTPHGQGPLTEYLDAGAHRSAVRAGTAAARDAAHERWEAALDALCDWAGASVMEPVLGALGVDPADGEEVRLVLVVCGNLGAVPWHAARLAPGRGTVPAPSRPRAYLCERAVVSYAASGGEFLRATARARRRPDERVVLVADPTADLEWAQDEVLALRDAHYPDALLYGWYDDLPEDAPGTPDEVLSLLPGRPSGAPEAAASLVHLVVHGTAGLRPTDSVLRLAAPDGSAEGRLTVTRVLDLPDVPTLPDGTAEAASGPLVVLSACETDLSSRDHDEALTPTTALLARGATDVVGSRWEVSDGASAALMVVFHHHLTVGALAPPDALRAAQRWMLDPDRRPVPGLRSELLTRTDRQGARLTAVVAWAAFIHQGNPSAVGRHLG, from the coding sequence ATGGAGCGGAGCCGGTCGGGGGACGACAGGACGGCGGCAGGACGGGAGCGGGCCCGGCGGGCGGCGGCCGAGGCCCTGCCGTTCGCACTCAGGACCCTGGTCGACCGCCCGCCCGGCACCCGGTCCGACCGCCCGCCCCTGCCCACCGGGCCGGGCCCGGTCCGGATTCCGCTCACGGTCGACCCCGCCCTGCTGGATCGCACACTCGCCGAACTGGACGCGCTGGAGACCGAGCTGACCGCCGTGCTCCCCGGCGACGACCCCGGTCTCGCCCTGCTGCGGGCCCGGCTCGGCGGCGTGTGCGCCACCCGCTATCTGGCCGGTCCCACCGAAACCGACCGTCGGCGCGGTGTCGCCGCCCTGCGCGCCGCCCGTGCCTCCGGCGCGCTCGACACCGGCGCCGACCGGTCGGCCCGGGCGCATCTGCTGATGCTCCTCCTGCCGCCCGTGATGCTCAGTGGTACCCCGGACGGCAGCCTGCACGGTCTTCAGAACATGCACGAAGCGGGCCGTCTGCTCTCCCGGCGCGACCCCGAGAACCTGCGGGATCTCCACGAGCTGAGCGAGCTGATCACCGGTTTTCTGCCGGAACTGCCCACCGGGCAGGCATCCTTCGCCCAGTCGTACGCCCAACTGTTCGACGCGTACGCCGGAGTGCGGACCTACCGGGATCTCGACCGTGCGACGGAAGTACTGCAAGGGTTCCTGGAGCGTTTTCCCGAGCAGCTCACCGGGCCCTTCGACGGCTTCGGCGACCTGCTCAAGAGCGTGCGCGACCTGGACCACCCGCACCCGGACCGCGGCGTTCCCGACCGGCCGGCCGACGACGCGAACGGGCTTCGGGACCTCGCCTTCCTGCTGCGCACGAACGCTCCGGGGCTGCTGCGCCCGCAGGAGCTGAAGAACCTGGTCGACGAGGGGCGGGGTGGCAGCGGGAACGGCGAGCCCGTGGAAACACTCCTGAACGCGCTGCTCCGGCTGGCCGGCGGCATGGGGACGGGCGACTACCGTGAACTCGCGGAAGCGGCACGGTTGATGGACGCCATGGGCGAAGGGGCCGCTCCCGAGCCTCTCGAACCGCTGGCCCGAATCCTCCAGCCGGTGCTTCTGACACTGGCCGGCCGGATGGGCGGCAACCTCACGGACCGGGACCACGCCCGGGACCTGTTCGACTCGTTTCTCGCGTCGGGGACCCCGGCCCTCGATGCCCCCGACCCGCACCTGCGGGAGCTGCGGACACACAGCCGGTTCATGCACACACTGTTCCGACTCGGCGCGACGCTGGAGGGGAACAGGGCAGAGACGGGGCACGGCCCCGGCAATCCCGGTGGCCCCGGCGACCCCGACGAACTCGACACGATGCTCGCGGAACTGCTGCGCCTCCGCTCGGAAACCGATACCGACGGTCCCGGGCACTACTCCTTTCCACTCCAGACCGGCCTGGTACGGCTGGAACAGGCCGTGCGCGACAGTTCCCTTCCGACGCTGCGCGCCGCCCTGGCCGATCTGCGCGAGGGCATGGACCACCCCGACGTCCCCGCCCTCGCCCGCCCCCTGCTGGACACGCTCCGGGCGTTCCTGACATCGTTCTCCACCTGGTACGAGCCCGACACCACCGAGACCCGCGCGGCCGTCGAACAGGCCCGCCGGAGCCTGGGCAGGCCGTCCTTCACCGCGGATCAGCAGGTGGCCACCCGGCTGGGGATCGGCTACGCCCTGACCAACCTGTACCACTCCCACCGCGACCACGCCGCCCTCACCGAAGCCGTCGAGGAGCTGGAGACCGCCCGCGGGGACCTGGACCTCGCCGGAACGGTGTCACCGGAAATCGCCCGGCGCGTCCTGTGGGCCCTCGCCGACGCGTACCGTCTGCGCGGCGATCCGGACCGTGGCGACCGGGCCGCCGCCGTCACCGCCGCGCGGGACTCGCTGAGGGTCGTCGCCGAGGACGTGCTGCTGCAACTGAGCGCCGAGCACAGCCTCGAAGCGGCCCGCGCGGGAGCCAGCAAGGGGCTGTCCGCGGCCCGCTGGGCCGCCGACGATGGGCGCGCCGACCTCGTCGTCGAGGCGCTGGAGACCGGCCGGGCCATCGTGCTGCGGTCCGTGGCGGCGTCGGCCGGGGTCGCCGAACAGCTCTCCGCACGCGGCGAACAGGAGCTGGCGGAACGGTGGCGCACGGCCGCGCGGCCCGGCCGGGGCATCCCCAGCGAGCTGCGCCGCCGCGCCCTGGACACCCTGCGCCACGGCCACCGGGGCGCCGGTGACCCGCTCGCCGGGCTGCTCGGCGTCCCCGGTACGGCCGAGCTGCGGGACGGGGTACGGGCGGCGGGCGCGCACGCGCTGGTCTACCTGGTGCCCGGCGCGGACACCGATCCGGGGCTCGCGCTCCTCGTCCCCCGCAGCGGGGAACCGCGTACCGTGCGGCCCGCCGGGCTGACACCGCACGGGCAGGGGCCCCTGACGGAGTACCTCGACGCCGGGGCCCACCGTTCCGCCGTGCGGGCGGGCACGGCCGCCGCCCGGGACGCGGCCCATGAGCGCTGGGAGGCGGCGCTCGACGCGCTCTGCGACTGGGCCGGTGCGTCGGTGATGGAACCGGTGCTCGGCGCGCTCGGCGTGGACCCGGCCGACGGCGAGGAGGTGCGGCTGGTCCTGGTGGTGTGCGGCAACCTCGGCGCGGTCCCCTGGCACGCCGCGCGGCTCGCACCGGGCCGGGGAACGGTGCCCGCGCCGTCCCGTCCGCGCGCCTACCTCTGTGAGCGCGCGGTCGTCTCGTACGCCGCGTCCGGCGGGGAGTTCCTGCGCGCCACCGCCCGGGCCCGGCGGCGGCCGGACGAACGGGTGGTCCTCGTCGCCGACCCGACCGCCGATCTGGAGTGGGCGCAGGACGAGGTGCTCGCCCTGCGGGATGCCCACTATCCGGACGCCCTGCTCTACGGCTGGTACGACGACCTCCCCGAGGACGCCCCGGGAACCCCCGACGAGGTGCTCTCCCTTCTTCCCGGGCGGCCCTCCGGCGCGCCGGAGGCCGCGGCCTCGCTGGTGCATCTCGTGGTCCACGGCACGGCCGGGCTCCGCCCCACCGACTCCGTGCTCCGGCTCGCCGCGCCCGACGGGTCGGCGGAGGGGCGGCTCACGGTCACCCGGGTCCTGGACCTGCCGGATGTGCCGACTCTTCCGGACGGGACGGCAGAAGCGGCGAGCGGGCCGCTCGTCGTGCTCAGCGCCTGCGAGACCGACCTCAGCAGCCGGGACCACGACGAGGCACTCACCCCGACGACGGCGCTGCTGGCCCGGGGCGCGACCGATGTGGTCGGCTCCCGCTGGGAGGTGTCGGACGGGGCGTCCGCCGCGCTGATGGTGGTCTTCCACCACCATCTGACGGTCGGTGCCCTGGCCCCGCCGGACGCCCTGCGCGCCGCCCAGCGGTGGATGCTCGACCCGGACCGCCGCCCGGTGCCCGGTCTGCGGAGCGAGCTGCTGACCCGTACGGACCGGCAGGGCGCCCGGCTGACGGCGGTCGTCGCCTGGGCGGCCTTCATCCACCAGGGCAATCCGTCGGCCGTCGGCCGTCATCTCGGCTGA